In one Rutidosis leptorrhynchoides isolate AG116_Rl617_1_P2 chromosome 8, CSIRO_AGI_Rlap_v1, whole genome shotgun sequence genomic region, the following are encoded:
- the LOC139864658 gene encoding uncharacterized protein yields MKDVANQSRSIIPKCYFLSFILSLSFLIFLSLKSTILMNKPITGPTVNDDVSGSTIVIRSGYTSYDNYIQHQLRKTNNPKLRKIWTTRDWDRKIRVFTQFFMDLKHKNLLSNSSKALCVGARVGQEVEALKRVGVWDSIGLDLVPYPPLVIQGDFHSQPFDKETFDFEFSNVFDHALYPKKFVGEIQRTLKAGGICVLHVAVSRRSDKYSANDLFSLEPLIKLFNGSELIYSRKVDGFGLDTEIVFRKKNTIQWL; encoded by the coding sequence ATGAAAGATGTAGCAAATCAATCAAGATCAATCATACCCAAATGTTATTTTCTCTCATTTATTCTCTCTTTATCTTTTCTCATCTTTCTCTCCCTAAAATCAACAATCTTAATGAATAAACCGATCACCGGGCCCACCGTTAATGATGATGTTTCTGGTTCCACCATCGTGATCAGATCCGGATACACCTCATACGATAACTACATTCAACACCAACTTCGTAAAACCAACAACCCGAAGCTACGAAAAATATGGACCACCCGAGATTGGGACAGAAAGATTCGGGTTTTCACCCAATTCTTTATGGATCTAAAGcacaaaaatttactatccaattcgTCCAAAGCACTTTGTGTTGGAGCTCGGGTCGGGCAGGAAGTGGAAGCTTTGAAACGGGTCGGAGTTTGGGATTCAATCGGGTTGGACCTTGTACCATACCCGCCACTAGTGATTCAAGGTGACTTTCATTCTCAACCGTTTGATAAAGAGACTTTTGACTTTGAATTTTCGAATGTGTTTGACCATGCATTGTACCCGAAGAAATTTGTAGGGGAGATTCAAAGAACACTGAAAGCTGGTGGGATCTGTGTGTTACATGTGGCGGTTTCTAGACGGTCAGATAAGTATTCGGCTAATGATTTGTTTAGCTTGGAACCATTGATAAAGTTGTTTAACGGGTCGGAACTTATTTATTCTAGAAAAGTTGATGGGTTCGGGTTAGATACTGAAATAGTCTTTAGGAAAAAGAATACCATACAATGGTTGTGA
- the LOC139862867 gene encoding very-long-chain 3-oxoacyl-CoA reductase 1-like has translation MISTLLETLKIQPLWLNFLFVLGFLSFLKTSTSILKWVYVNFFRPAKNLKKYGSWALVTGSTDGIGKAFAFELAKKGLNLILVGRNPSKLEVVSSEIKSKFDKTQIKEVVFDLSGDLSEGIKKISEAIEGLDVGILINNAGVSYPYARFFHEVDDELLTSLIKVNIEGTTKVTQAVLPGMIKRKKGAIVNVGSGAAIVIPSDPLYAVYAASKAYVDQFSRCLHVEYKKSGIDVQCQVPLYVATKMASIKRSSFFVPSASGYAKAGLRWLGHEPRCTPYWPHSLIWALLYSLPEAAVDAWRYSFCLKIRKRGQLKDSRKTE, from the exons ATGATTTCCACTCTTTTGGAAACCCTAAAAATTCAACCTTTATGGTTAAATTTCCTGTTTGTGTTGGGTTTTCTATCTTTTTTAAAGACTTCAACTTCTATTCTCAAATGGGTGTATGTTAATTTCTTCAGACCTGCAAAGAATTTGAAAAAGTATGGATCTTGGGCACTTGTTACTGGATCCACAGATGGAATTGGTAAAGCTTTTGCATTTGAATTGGCTAAAAAGGGTCTTAATTTAATCTTAGTGGGTAGAAACCCTAGTAAGTTAGAGGTTGTTTCATCTGAGATTAAATCAAAATTTGATAAAACCCAAATCAAAGAAGTGGTTTTTGATCTTTCTGGTGATTTATCTGAAGGAATTAAGAAGATTAGTGAAGCCATTGAAGGGTTAGATGTTGGGATTCTGATAAATAATGCTGGGGTTTCATATCCATATGCTAGGTTTTTTCATGAAGTTGATGATGAATTGTTGACTAGTTTAATTAAAGTCAACATTGAAGGGACTACTAAAGTGACACAAGCTGTGTTACCTGGTATGATAAAGAGAAAAAAAGGTGCAATTGTGAATGTTGGTTCTGGTGCTGCTATTGTGATTCCATCTGATCCCCTTTATGCTGTTTATGCTGCTAGTAAAGC GTATGTTGATCAGTTTTCAAGATGTCTGCATGTTGAATACAAGAAAAGTGGCATTGATGTGCAGTGCCAG GTCCCACTATACGTAGCAACAAAGATGGCATCAATTAAAAGGTCATCGTTCTTTGTACCATCAGCAAGTGGATATGCAAAGGCAGGGTTAAGGTGGTTAGGACACGAGCCTCGTTGCACACCTTACTGGCCACACTCGCTCATCTGGGCCCTGCTTTACTCGTTACCTGAGGCTGCCGTTGATGCTTGGCGTTATAGCTTCTGTCTCAAAATCCGAAAAAGGGGACAACTTAAAGATTCTAGGAAAACAGAGTAA